One part of the Clarias gariepinus isolate MV-2021 ecotype Netherlands chromosome 24, CGAR_prim_01v2, whole genome shotgun sequence genome encodes these proteins:
- the hnrnpl gene encoding heterogeneous nuclear ribonucleoprotein L isoform X1, translating into MASATSRYYSEGGRATKRQKTDSDGMTTEVYEDPHKPLPSLVVHIRGLVDGITESDLVEALREFGTISYVVLMPNKRQALVEYEDMGGSCNAVTYANDNQVYIAGRPCYINYSTSQKISRPGDSGDAPSVNHILLFTIMNPIYPITSDVLYTICNNCGPVQRIVIFRKNGVQAMVEFDSVQSAQRAKASLNGADIYSGCCTLKIEYAKPTRLNVFKNDQDTWDYTNPTLSGQDADSDGNWNSSQDPTTNPNKRQRQPALLGDHPAEYGGPQSGYGHYDETYGPPPPHYEGRGMRPPLARTRGGPRYGGPQYGHGPPPDYAAQADSPVIMVYGLDSFKINAERIFNIFCLYGNVERVKFMKSKPGAAMVEMGDCYAVERAISHLNHTMLFGQKLNICVSKQQAIIPGQSYQLEDGSTSFKDFHGSRNNRFSTAEQAAKNRIQRPSNVLHFFNGQPDSSTEIFAQISEELGIKAPNSVKLFTGKSERSASGLLEWESVNDAMEALAVMNHYQMKNPTGPYPFTLKLCFSTAQNAN; encoded by the exons ATGGCGTCCGCAACGAGTCGCTACTACAGTGAGGGCGGGAGAGCCACGAAAAGGCAGAAGACGGACAGCGACGGGATGACCACG gaggtTTATGAGGACCCTCATAAGCCCCTGCCGTCTCTGGTGGTGCACATTCGCGGTCTGGTGGACGGCATTACCGAGTCTGACCTGGTGGAGGCGCTGCGGGAGTTCGGCACGATCAG cTACGTTGTACTGATGCCGAACAAGCGCCAGGCGCTGGTGGAGTACGAGGACATGGGCGGCTCGTGCAACGCCGTGACGTACGCCAACGACAACCAGGTGTACATCGCCGGCCGCCCGTGCTACATCAACTACTCCACCAGTCAGAAGATCTCTCGGCCCGGCGACTCCGGAGACGCCCCGAGCGTCAACCACATCCTGCTCTTCACCATCATGAACCCCATCTACCCTATTACCTCA GATGTCTTGTACACTATCTGTAATAACTGTGGGCCCGTGCAGAGGATCGTCATCTTCAGGAAGAACGGCGTCCAGGCTATGGTGGA GTTCGATTCGGTCCAGAGCGCTCAGAGAGCTAAAGCGTCACTTAATGGAGCTGATATCTACTCCGGATGCTGCACTCTCAAAATCGAGTACGCAAAG CCGACTCGACTTAACGTGTTCAAGAACGATCAGGACACTTGGGATTACACCAACCCGACTCTGAGCGGCCAAG ATGCTGATTCAGACGGCAATTGGAACAGTTCTCAAG ACCCCACAACAAACCCAAACAAGCGCCAGAGGCAGCCAGCTCTGCTTGGAGACCACCCAGCCGAATATG gcGGTCCTCAGAGCGGTTACGGTCACTATGACGAAACGTACGGCCCCCCTCCCCCGCACTATGAGGGCCGGGGGATGAGGCCACCTCTGGCCCGCACACGCGGCGGTCCTCGCTACGGGGGCCCACAGTACGGTCACGGCCCTCCTCCCGATTACGCCGCTCAAGCCGACTCTCCAGTCATCATGGTTTACGGCCTCGACTCCTTTAAGATCAACGCCGAGCGCATTTTTAACATCTTCTGTCTTTATGGCAACGTCGAGAGG GTGAAGTTTATGAAGAGTAAGCCTGGCGCTGCCATGGTAGAGATGGGGGACTGTTACGCAGTAGAGAGAGCCATCTCGCATCTTAACCACACCATGCTCTTCGGACAGAAACTCAACATCTG CGTGTCGAAGCAGCAGGCTATAATTCCCGGTCAGTCCTACCAGCTGGAGGACGGCAGCACCAGTTTTAAGGATTTCCACGGCAGCAGGAACAACCGCTTCAGCACCGCTGAACAGGCGGCCAAGAACCGCATCCAGCGGCCCAGCAACGTCCTGCACTTCTTTAATGGCCAACCGGACAGCTCAACCGAGATTTTCGCTCAG ATCTCTGAAGAGCTCGGGATTAAGGCCCCGAACAGCGTTAAACTTTTTACTGGTAAAA GTGAGAGGAGTGCGTCTGGTCTGCTGGAATGGGAGTCGGTCAACGACGCCATGGAAGCTCTTGCTGTAATGAACCACTACCAAATGAAAAACCCTA CCGGACCGTATCCCTTTACCCTCAAGCTGTGCTTCTCAACGGCCCAGAATGCTAACTGA
- the hnrnpl gene encoding heterogeneous nuclear ribonucleoprotein L isoform X2 has translation MASATSRYYSEGGRATKRQKTDSDGMTTEVYEDPHKPLPSLVVHIRGLVDGITESDLVEALREFGTISYVVLMPNKRQALVEYEDMGGSCNAVTYANDNQVYIAGRPCYINYSTSQKISRPGDSGDAPSVNHILLFTIMNPIYPITSDVLYTICNNCGPVQRIVIFRKNGVQAMVEFDSVQSAQRAKASLNGADIYSGCCTLKIEYAKPTRLNVFKNDQDTWDYTNPTLSGQDADSDGNWNSSQDPTTNPNKRQRQPALLGDHPAEYGGPQSGYGHYDETYGPPPPHYEGRGMRPPLARTRGGPRYGGPQYGHGPPPDYAAQADSPVIMVYGLDSFKINAERIFNIFCLYGNVERVKFMKSKPGAAMVEMGDCYAVERAISHLNHTMLFGQKLNICVSKQQAIIPGQSYQLEDGSTSFKDFHGSRNNRFSTAEQAAKNRIQRPSNVLHFFNGQPDSSTEIFAQISEELGIKAPNSVKLFTGERSASGLLEWESVNDAMEALAVMNHYQMKNPTGPYPFTLKLCFSTAQNAN, from the exons ATGGCGTCCGCAACGAGTCGCTACTACAGTGAGGGCGGGAGAGCCACGAAAAGGCAGAAGACGGACAGCGACGGGATGACCACG gaggtTTATGAGGACCCTCATAAGCCCCTGCCGTCTCTGGTGGTGCACATTCGCGGTCTGGTGGACGGCATTACCGAGTCTGACCTGGTGGAGGCGCTGCGGGAGTTCGGCACGATCAG cTACGTTGTACTGATGCCGAACAAGCGCCAGGCGCTGGTGGAGTACGAGGACATGGGCGGCTCGTGCAACGCCGTGACGTACGCCAACGACAACCAGGTGTACATCGCCGGCCGCCCGTGCTACATCAACTACTCCACCAGTCAGAAGATCTCTCGGCCCGGCGACTCCGGAGACGCCCCGAGCGTCAACCACATCCTGCTCTTCACCATCATGAACCCCATCTACCCTATTACCTCA GATGTCTTGTACACTATCTGTAATAACTGTGGGCCCGTGCAGAGGATCGTCATCTTCAGGAAGAACGGCGTCCAGGCTATGGTGGA GTTCGATTCGGTCCAGAGCGCTCAGAGAGCTAAAGCGTCACTTAATGGAGCTGATATCTACTCCGGATGCTGCACTCTCAAAATCGAGTACGCAAAG CCGACTCGACTTAACGTGTTCAAGAACGATCAGGACACTTGGGATTACACCAACCCGACTCTGAGCGGCCAAG ATGCTGATTCAGACGGCAATTGGAACAGTTCTCAAG ACCCCACAACAAACCCAAACAAGCGCCAGAGGCAGCCAGCTCTGCTTGGAGACCACCCAGCCGAATATG gcGGTCCTCAGAGCGGTTACGGTCACTATGACGAAACGTACGGCCCCCCTCCCCCGCACTATGAGGGCCGGGGGATGAGGCCACCTCTGGCCCGCACACGCGGCGGTCCTCGCTACGGGGGCCCACAGTACGGTCACGGCCCTCCTCCCGATTACGCCGCTCAAGCCGACTCTCCAGTCATCATGGTTTACGGCCTCGACTCCTTTAAGATCAACGCCGAGCGCATTTTTAACATCTTCTGTCTTTATGGCAACGTCGAGAGG GTGAAGTTTATGAAGAGTAAGCCTGGCGCTGCCATGGTAGAGATGGGGGACTGTTACGCAGTAGAGAGAGCCATCTCGCATCTTAACCACACCATGCTCTTCGGACAGAAACTCAACATCTG CGTGTCGAAGCAGCAGGCTATAATTCCCGGTCAGTCCTACCAGCTGGAGGACGGCAGCACCAGTTTTAAGGATTTCCACGGCAGCAGGAACAACCGCTTCAGCACCGCTGAACAGGCGGCCAAGAACCGCATCCAGCGGCCCAGCAACGTCCTGCACTTCTTTAATGGCCAACCGGACAGCTCAACCGAGATTTTCGCTCAG ATCTCTGAAGAGCTCGGGATTAAGGCCCCGAACAGCGTTAAACTTTTTACTG GTGAGAGGAGTGCGTCTGGTCTGCTGGAATGGGAGTCGGTCAACGACGCCATGGAAGCTCTTGCTGTAATGAACCACTACCAAATGAAAAACCCTA CCGGACCGTATCCCTTTACCCTCAAGCTGTGCTTCTCAACGGCCCAGAATGCTAACTGA
- the hnrnpl gene encoding heterogeneous nuclear ribonucleoprotein L isoform X3, translating into MASATSRYYSEGGRATKRQKTDSDGMTTEVYEDPHKPLPSLVVHIRGLVDGITESDLVEALREFGTISYVVLMPNKRQALVEYEDMGGSCNAVTYANDNQVYIAGRPCYINYSTSQKISRPGDSGDAPSVNHILLFTIMNPIYPITSDVLYTICNNCGPVQRIVIFRKNGVQAMVEFDSVQSAQRAKASLNGADIYSGCCTLKIEYAKPTRLNVFKNDQDTWDYTNPTLSGQDPTTNPNKRQRQPALLGDHPAEYGGPQSGYGHYDETYGPPPPHYEGRGMRPPLARTRGGPRYGGPQYGHGPPPDYAAQADSPVIMVYGLDSFKINAERIFNIFCLYGNVERVKFMKSKPGAAMVEMGDCYAVERAISHLNHTMLFGQKLNICVSKQQAIIPGQSYQLEDGSTSFKDFHGSRNNRFSTAEQAAKNRIQRPSNVLHFFNGQPDSSTEIFAQISEELGIKAPNSVKLFTGKSERSASGLLEWESVNDAMEALAVMNHYQMKNPTGPYPFTLKLCFSTAQNAN; encoded by the exons ATGGCGTCCGCAACGAGTCGCTACTACAGTGAGGGCGGGAGAGCCACGAAAAGGCAGAAGACGGACAGCGACGGGATGACCACG gaggtTTATGAGGACCCTCATAAGCCCCTGCCGTCTCTGGTGGTGCACATTCGCGGTCTGGTGGACGGCATTACCGAGTCTGACCTGGTGGAGGCGCTGCGGGAGTTCGGCACGATCAG cTACGTTGTACTGATGCCGAACAAGCGCCAGGCGCTGGTGGAGTACGAGGACATGGGCGGCTCGTGCAACGCCGTGACGTACGCCAACGACAACCAGGTGTACATCGCCGGCCGCCCGTGCTACATCAACTACTCCACCAGTCAGAAGATCTCTCGGCCCGGCGACTCCGGAGACGCCCCGAGCGTCAACCACATCCTGCTCTTCACCATCATGAACCCCATCTACCCTATTACCTCA GATGTCTTGTACACTATCTGTAATAACTGTGGGCCCGTGCAGAGGATCGTCATCTTCAGGAAGAACGGCGTCCAGGCTATGGTGGA GTTCGATTCGGTCCAGAGCGCTCAGAGAGCTAAAGCGTCACTTAATGGAGCTGATATCTACTCCGGATGCTGCACTCTCAAAATCGAGTACGCAAAG CCGACTCGACTTAACGTGTTCAAGAACGATCAGGACACTTGGGATTACACCAACCCGACTCTGAGCGGCCAAG ACCCCACAACAAACCCAAACAAGCGCCAGAGGCAGCCAGCTCTGCTTGGAGACCACCCAGCCGAATATG gcGGTCCTCAGAGCGGTTACGGTCACTATGACGAAACGTACGGCCCCCCTCCCCCGCACTATGAGGGCCGGGGGATGAGGCCACCTCTGGCCCGCACACGCGGCGGTCCTCGCTACGGGGGCCCACAGTACGGTCACGGCCCTCCTCCCGATTACGCCGCTCAAGCCGACTCTCCAGTCATCATGGTTTACGGCCTCGACTCCTTTAAGATCAACGCCGAGCGCATTTTTAACATCTTCTGTCTTTATGGCAACGTCGAGAGG GTGAAGTTTATGAAGAGTAAGCCTGGCGCTGCCATGGTAGAGATGGGGGACTGTTACGCAGTAGAGAGAGCCATCTCGCATCTTAACCACACCATGCTCTTCGGACAGAAACTCAACATCTG CGTGTCGAAGCAGCAGGCTATAATTCCCGGTCAGTCCTACCAGCTGGAGGACGGCAGCACCAGTTTTAAGGATTTCCACGGCAGCAGGAACAACCGCTTCAGCACCGCTGAACAGGCGGCCAAGAACCGCATCCAGCGGCCCAGCAACGTCCTGCACTTCTTTAATGGCCAACCGGACAGCTCAACCGAGATTTTCGCTCAG ATCTCTGAAGAGCTCGGGATTAAGGCCCCGAACAGCGTTAAACTTTTTACTGGTAAAA GTGAGAGGAGTGCGTCTGGTCTGCTGGAATGGGAGTCGGTCAACGACGCCATGGAAGCTCTTGCTGTAATGAACCACTACCAAATGAAAAACCCTA CCGGACCGTATCCCTTTACCCTCAAGCTGTGCTTCTCAACGGCCCAGAATGCTAACTGA
- the srsf7a gene encoding serine and arginine rich splicing factor 7a yields the protein MSYSSRSSLDCKVYVGDLGNGAAKGELERAFSYYGPLRSVWVARNPPGFAFVEYEDTRDAEDAVKGMDGKMLCGARIRVEMSTGMSRKSRFGRPSRRQFDPNDRCYQCGETGHYAYDCYRYNKRGGRRSRSRSRSRSRGRRYHSRSRSNERRYRSPSYSRRRSRSASAGRSRSRTPVRRSRSPVRRSRSPARRSRTPVRKNSRSRSLSRSRSGSRQRARSASRSRSRSRSVSKKRDSRSRSISPRKSPTPDAD from the exons ATGTCTTACTCGTCACGGAGTTCCCTGGACTGTAAGGTGTATGTAGGTGACCTGGGCAATGGCGCGGCGAAGGGTGAGCTAGAGCGTGCGTTCAGCTACTATGGGCCTCTGCGGAGCGTCTGGGTGGCGCGGAACCCTCCGGGCTTCGCTTTTGTTGAGTACGAAGACACTAGAGACGCTGAGGACGCTGTGAAGGGCATGGACGGAAA AATGCTGTGCGGGGCCCGGATTCGTGTCGAAATGTCAACTGGGATGTCCAGGAAATCCCGCTTTGGTCGGCCAAGCCGCAGACAGTTTGATCCAAATGACCGCTGCTACCAGTGTGGCGAGACAGGCCACTACGCCTACGACTGCTACCGCTACAACAAGAGAGGTGGCAGGCGCAGCAG GTCTCGCTCTCGGTCCAGATCTCGTGGTCGTCGCTATCACTCTCGCAGCCGTAGCAACGAGCG GAGGTATCGCTCTCCATCATACTCCAGAAGGCGGAGCAG GTCGGCATCCGCGGGCCGCTCCAGATCCCGAACCCCAGTTCGCCGCTCTCGTTCCCCTGTGCGCCGGTCCAGGAGTCCTGCCAGAAGGTCGAGAACACCAGTCCGCAAGAACAG TCGTTCGCGATCTTTGTCACGTTCACGCTCTGGCTCCAGACAAAGAGCACGCAGCGCGTCCAGATCCAGATCTCGTTCTCGCTCCGTAAGCAAGAAGAGAGACAG ccgtTCGAGGTCAATCAGCCCGAGAAAGAGCCCGACACCTGATGCTGACTGA